TGGAGAGAGCGGCTTCATATTTGGGCGGGATGGTGACCATTTTACCGACATCTCCCTCTCGTTGTCCGGCTGGTGTCATCGTGctttgaaaaatggattttaGCAATTAacttttcatagaaaaatgaaacatgtGTGCTGGATCCTACATGTGTTAAAATAGGTGTtgaatatactataaaaatattataataatttgttatGATTAGAGTTAGAGTTGTAATATGTGGCAGGGTAAAGTTTACGTCTAACTCTATAACATTGCAACttctttaaaaattagaaGCCAAAAAACTTTTATGACGTGGCAATGCTCATTGGGAGAGGTATCAATaagtgtctttttttttttacaagcaACTGCGTCATGGTTGCGGGTGTTTTGTGACTGGCCAGAAGTATACACGCTTCTAGTGAACAAAATACTCGTGTAGTACTATCACaatgaataaaacattattTCACTATTACTACTCAAATAATGCTATAGAAGAGGCCATGTAAGGTTTTTTCTGGAAGATGCCTAAGCTTAGACATGATGTGTCATGAGCTAAAAGATTGGATAGGAAATAACTAGCCATAGTTGTGGCATAgttgacttaaaaaattagagaatgacatgtggggcttTTGGTTAAGAAAGTGTGCCACGATATAATTGTGGCATCAAATCAAACACGGAACTAACAAACTATAGCACGCTTAAAGTTTAGCGTGACAAAGTGAGGCAACGAATCAAACAACCTCGTGTTGTTGTTTGCAGATAGCCCTCTCCCCAACCATAAAACGTCTTCTTCCTGCATGTTAAGGGGGCCATATGCGAAAATCCACTCACACTTCATCTACCACGTTATAAAAAAGTCATTTAGAATGgcctttttaaaaataattcctTAATAGACATGTGTAAATACTTCAACTGAAAATAGTTTTGTAcacgtttcataatgtaaatgtttgacttatttagttgtaatgtttaatcattcgtcttattaaaaaatttagtacaaatataaaaaatgacaggTCATGctgaaacttttttaataataaagtaagccacaagcaaaataaatgatgttttcataatgttttaaataagataaataatcaaatattacaataaaaaaaatcaaacatcttacattataaaacggagagagtagtagatatttttaaacaaataaataaaattcctaGAAAAAGAGGATAAATTCACGGTCTCGCAGTGAGCGCATGCGCAGTGCAGTGGCCCATATCTTTTGGAGTTTCGACGCAGATAAGGCCATTGGGAGAAACTGGAAGACAGCGGAAATAACAATGGAGACGGGACGGCATGGGTCACAGAGCCTGGGATCTGCATGGCTCGGCCTCCACGTCCTCCTCTGCTCGTCGTTGCTGCTCAACGCCATCTTCTTCGCGCACCACTTCCTCagggcctcgccgccgccaacgccggagcggctcggcgacggcggcgggctgaGCTGGGCTTTGCAGGCTGCCAGGGAGGCAGaggccgtggccgccgccgactgctccggccacggcggcgtgTTCCTCGATGgcatcgccggcgacgatgggAAGCCCGGCTGCGAGTGCAACGGCTGCTTCTCCGGGCCGGGCTGCTCCGTTCGGACGCCCAACTGCACCGCCAACGCTGACAGGTaattgcccccccccccccccccggctgCTCGTGCAGTCGTGCTATTCAGATTTTCTGGACGGTGCGACGTGTCCACGTGGCACGGTTATCTTGTACGACGACATGCGCGTACATCTTCCGATACAACGATATATATAGGTCAACTCAACCAGAGCAAAATTTGACGCGACTATCAATCGTTACGGGGTGTGCTTCACGTGTTCAAACGCCATGGGACAGTCTCACGGCGCATCGGAGAAGCTGGTTTTGCGCGCGCGCCCTCAACCGACTTCTTCGGAGTTCGGACATCGGACAGGGAACGCGCGTTTTCGGAATTTTCTCgtacatactccctccatttttttatacgaagcaattgacttttagattcatgtttgattatttgtcttattcaaaaaaattatataattattacttattttgttataatatgatttattattatagaagctttaattatgcattataattttacatattttgatataaattttaaataagacgaatggtcaaacgtgattctaaaagtcaacgatgtcatacggagggagtatatgagGACATGATGGGGTATTTTGgagttttagattataaaaaacaGCTAGTTGGTAGCCTAACTTTTGAGAATCTGTAAAAGCTCATAAACACAACTTATCTAgctttttagttcattttttttagatttgtaactacagattctcagaagttgtggACCGTTTGACCAGCTTCTGATCGAAATAGCTTTTGAGAAAAACTGCAGTCAGTAGAAGCTCCACCAAATAGGCCCGATGTATCGTTCATGGACACGTTTGCACCGTGATAAAAACCATCCACGCGGACACGCTGCGCATCCGTGGGCTTTTATGTGGGCCAatgattttgtttgtaaattgtTCTAACTATTTTGAGtagattttctaaaataaactattttgagtatatattttttgttgaaataGCCGAATATATCTGTAAGTCCAAAAGAATGTTTCAGTTTATAGAATGACTTTATAAATGGAgagttttttctcaaaaaattgtataaacattaaaacatatacatttataATGTGTGCACATTCAAATTCAACTTTATGAACACATACGCGTATAACTTATCTCTGTAAGCATATGTAAAGATTGGATTGGTCATATCTTAAAATTGATGAAATCACTACTAACACCTTTTTACTAGCACATGCAAAAGGTGCGTTGTCTACTGTTGTTGTCAAGTATAAGATTTAAACCGAATGGGGCGGTTCCAACATAAGTAACGTAACCAGTTCTCTTGCTCAacgaaatttaaaaaaaaaactatattttttaaagagttTTCTACTATCCctaaaaatatctcaaggtactaagAAAGTACCACACTtcttacactaaaaaatatgatatcttcgtatgttttttaaggatgctaaaaaaaactcccTTTTTTTACCGATACACCGTGAGGGAAGCCCCCACGCAGCCTACTCCTCCATTGAGGCCTACTTGACAAATAGAACGGTTGTAAGTACATAGTGAAAATCTCAATTGACAATTTCTGTAGACCTTTCGAAATAATTCCATCTTTCATCCACTCCACACATAAAAGTTACTCCTTTCAAAATAAACTAGTACAGTGGTCCGCGTATATTGTGCGGCTACcatcattataaattatatctatatatcatcatttattttgataataataattttttaattattaatttaaatttaaaattttctaaattatatttttgcatggaacctcatttacctatattctaaACTACACTTGTACATAAaatcttttctatataaaatttaatttataatttaaattttatatacttctaaattttatttatatattgactctttctcttaattttttctaatttttaaccgaaagtttaaaaattttaatcgagatttgaattttactaaactgtatttacacatggccCGTTTCTTTGTATCTGATATTTGGATTGATCTTTTTTCCTcccgattaaaaaaactatattatctatttttctctttatcctattttccttgtccgattcaagaaaagcccGTTCTTTTGTCCAATTCCAAACCTGAgtccgattaaaaaatatatatatttcttcaattAATTTCAGAATTTCTAGACTGTGAGAGACAACGTGGAGACTCAttttcctattactttatatatataatagattttatCTTTCACCCATACCACACGTTCCACTACAAAACCCAGAAAAAACTAGAATACCCTCCACATTATCAATATAATTGGCTATCACTTTATCTATTTCCAATGTATTTATTCCAAACTTTCACAAACTCTAATAAAATCGCTCAGATATGAACTTATTTCGGAACAAACAAGATAAGACAAGTATAATGTTATTTGAGTATCATAATTTCAATTGAAAGTCTTCaaagttttaatttgaaattcataaACAAATTCAATTGAATGccatcaaaaatttatatataaagtagaGTATGTTAAAAGGCATCAAAACTTTCAGCTGGATTGCATAGAACAAAATTCAATTCGTAGTCCTCAAAATTTCAAGCGGAAGTTGTCATGCCCAAAACCTCGAGGGGTTAGCCACTCATTTCCTtaatgtcatctaaatagatattttttataaaaaaataagataactaattatatagcatcaaattttaacttctaCGAATTCAAAATATGACTGAACATGCATATACTAATCAGAGTTTAATCTGTTCTTTTGATTATAACTTACATAGGCCAAATGTAAAACATCCATGTTTTTTAAGTAATATATCACAATACTAACctgttatattaatttttttaaaatattttcatacatATTTAGATGGCACGCAAAAACCAAAGTCCCTTAAGGATTAGAATCCATTTCCGATTGCTACTCGCCTATCACATTATCCAATAGTCAAACTTGGTGTTAGAGTTGCTAACTAATCATGGAAAACATTCGTTCCAGTACCGTATTGCTCTTAGGCATTTAACGCACCGGCACATGCGCGGGCCTGACGGTTCGGTGTTGTTGCAATGGTTTCCTTTTAATTTGTGCAGCGGGAACCCGTTGTTCCTGGAGCCGTACTGGAGGCGGCACGCGGCGGCCAGCGCCGTGGTGTTCTCCGGGTGGCACCGCCTGAGCTACATTACCACCGACGGCGCGTTCCACTCCGTCGAGCTTGTTCGCCACATCCGGCGGCTGCACACGGCCGTCGGCAACGCGGTTGTCGACGACAAGCACGTGGTCTTCGGGGTCGGCTCCACGCAGCTGATCAACGCGCTGGTGTACGCGCTCTCCCCGGAAGGCaacgccgcctcgccgccggcaagcGTCGTCGCTACGGTGCCGTATTACCCGGTGCGTGGTTCAAGCAGCACTTCACGATGACGACCTACGGACGATGCTGTCGACCGGTCGGTGACGATATCGTTGTAAGTACACAACTTCATTAACTCTTGTGTTGATGAGTTGATCGATCGTAAATTGTAGGCGTACAAATCACAGACCGACATGTTCGACGGCCGGGAGTACAGGTGGGACGGGACAACCGCTGCGTGGGCAAAGAACGGCTCGCGAAACTCCACCAGGGACTTCATCGAGTTTGTCACCTCGCCGAACAACCCCGACACCACGTTGCGAGAGCCCGTCCTCGCCGGCTCGTCAGCGATCGTCGACCACGCGTACTACTGGCCTCACCTGACGCACATCCCGGCGCCCGCCGACGAGGACGTCATGCTCTTCACCGCGTCCAAGCTTTCCGGCCACGCCGGCAGCAGATTCGGGCATGCAGCCTCAAACAAAGCCTGCCATTGCAAGTGACACGTGCATACCAAGACAAAACCTTACGTATACCGTCCCGTGTATTTCGCAGGTGGGCGCTAGTACGGGACGAGAACGTGGCGAAGAGGGCGATTTCCTACTCCAGGCAGAGCACCTATGGCGTGTCCCGGGACACCCAGCTTCGCATGTTGAAGATCCTCAAGGTGATAATGGCCAACCTGCAAGGCAAGGATGACATCTTCGCCTTCGGCTACGACGTGATGGTGAGCCGGTGGCGCACGCTCAACGCCGTCGTGTCGCGGTCCACCCGGATCACGCTGCAGAAGATACGACCCCAGTACTGCCCTTACTTCAAGAAGACCAAAGAGCCATCCCCAGGTGACGAACACACTGTCTCTGCAGCTCATGGCGTTCATCAATTTGTCACCCAAACTCTTATTCAAATTCTTGACAAATTTGATGCCTCCCTGATGCAGCCTACGCGTGGGTGAAATGCGAGTGGGAGCAGGATGTGGACTGCTACCAGACGCTGCTGGGTGCGGGAATCATCTCGCGGTCAGGCATTTCTAACGACGCTGGCAGTCGGTACACGCGGGTGAGTCTCCTCAAGACGCAGGACGAGACTTCGACGTGCTCCTGGAGAGGCTCACCGAATTCGTCGACGCCGAGAAGCACAGCAGAGCCCCTGCAGGCTCCAGCTCCATGTGAAACTGTCAACTGCTAGATGATCGTATTCGTTTCTACGCAAGGTAATAAGTATCACGTACTATGGAAAATCAGGACTGGAATGATCATCTACGCGTTGATTATTCACTGTCCACCTTTCGA
This is a stretch of genomic DNA from Oryza brachyantha chromosome 1, ObraRS2, whole genome shotgun sequence. It encodes these proteins:
- the LOC102714414 gene encoding LOW QUALITY PROTEIN: tryptophan aminotransferase-related protein 4-like (The sequence of the model RefSeq protein was modified relative to this genomic sequence to represent the inferred CDS: deleted 2 bases in 1 codon) yields the protein METGRHGSQSLGSAWLGLHVLLCSSLLLNAIFFAHHFLRASPPPTPERLGDGGGLSWALQAAREAEAVAAADCSGHGGVFLDGIAGDDGKPGCECNGCFSGPGCSVRTPNCTANADSGNPLFLEPYWRRHAAASAVVFSGWHRLSYITTDGAFHSVELVRHIRRLHTAVGNAVVDDKHVVFGVGSTQLINALVYALSPEGNAASPPASVVATVPYYPAYKSQTDMFDGREYRWDGTTAAWAKNGSRNSTRDFIEFVTSPNNPDTTLREPVLAGSSAIVDHAYYWPHLTHIPAPADEDVMLFTASKLSGHAGSRFGWALVRDENVAKRAISYSRQSTYGVSRDTQLRMLKILKVIMANLQGKDDIFAFGYDVMVSRWRTLNAVVSRSTRITLQKIRPQYCPYFKKTKEPSPAYAWVKCEWEQDVDCYQTLLGAGIISRSGISNDAGSRYTRVSLLKTQDDFDVLLERLTEFVDAEKHSRAPAGSSSM